In Terriglobia bacterium, the genomic stretch AACAGGCGCGGTCGGACCACTTTTGCCGGCAGGCTCAAAACCACTGGCGATAAATGCCGCTATATCGTTGTCGGCAACGGATTCGACATAATGGCCAAGCTGAATCAGAAGTTTGCATAATTTCTTGCGGCACGACTTCTTCCGTGCAAAGGCCTTCCTCCCGCCGTCGAGCGCCTGCGATCTGGCGTGGGTAAAGTCATCGAGCGCGGCTTTCAGATCACTCTGTTTGACCGGAGGATCCGGGAACTTGTCGCTTCCGTACGTACCTTTAAGGACGGCTCCTCCTCTTATCCAAATGTCGCCGTCAGATTGCCGA encodes the following:
- a CDS encoding fibronectin type III domain-containing protein: MLRARLGFTRQSDGDIWIRGGAVLKGTYGSDKFPDPPVKQSDLKAALDDFTHARSQALDGGRKAFARKKSCRKKLCKLLIQLGHYVESVADNDIAAFIASGFEPAGKSGPTAPVVPRILKLTQGKSGELLAWYQAFYRRVVQYELRGGAQGRDGTPPNPWTISLTSKQARRPARIQNLTPGTIYSFQVRVYKNDETYSDWSNPVTRMCT